From the genome of Papaver somniferum cultivar HN1 chromosome 2, ASM357369v1, whole genome shotgun sequence, one region includes:
- the LOC113349574 gene encoding protein indeterminate-domain 12-like yields the protein MKGLILQQQQQQLLVEENMSSNLTNTTTSAASGEGILSSSLSPHNQSITSTTLTSSQTPSVKRKRSLPGNPDPDSEVIALSPKTLMATNRFVCEICNKGFQRDQNLQLHRRGHNLPWKLKQRNNKEVIKKKVYVCPEVNCVHHDPSRALGDLTGIKKHFSRKHGEKKWKCEKCSKKYAVQSDWKAHSKTCGTREYRCDCGTLFSRRDSFITHRAFCDALAEETARTPTISIINPLQQHQQLQPQYFHAQQQQQHYSLIRPEMPTWLSCPQPIELSTSSPSMYSTRFEQDQYSQQQTPSHETEQHQSKNYQQQISSPSAAASSAHMSATALLQKAALMGATISKPSSSSAATASLMNNRVLQPHHSHMSSSNGNNNPTSTTSVTTTETGFGLGLSSHEEDIENGSSDNNNNSNSFVPDHGLTSFDDDHNNSTKAAMTSGNFMDHHISAQTQQQLQDMMNSLSSASGGFDMSSSSFGHHHHQQGFDSTRRSSNESRASSTTTTTKTKTPKQNDGMTRDFLGLRAFSHADILNMNMNMNIGDGNKNFDHHLQQQCTSAVSPHHFDHHQQVQNQNTKSWQQ from the exons ATGAAAGGTCTGATactgcaacagcaacaacagcagttaCTGGTTGAAGAAAACATGTCATCAAATTTGACAAATACTACTACTTCAGCAGCATCTGGTGAAggaattctttcttcttcattatcaccTCACAATCAGAGTATCACAAGTACTACTCTTACTAGTAGTCAAACTCCATCAGtgaaaagaaagagaagtttACCAGGAAACCCAG ACCCAGATTCAGAAGTGATAGCTTTATCACCAAAGACACTGATGGCAACAAACAGATTTGTATGTGAGATATGTAACAAAGGTTTCCAAAGAGATCAAAATCTACAATTACACAGAAGAGGGCATAATTTACCATGGAAGCTAAAACAAAGGAACAACAAAGAAGTGATTAAGAAGAAAGTGTATGTATGTCCTGAGGTCAATTGTGTACATCATGATCCATCTAGAGCACTTGGTGATCTTACAGGGATTAAGAAACATTTCAGTAGGAAACACGGTGAGAAGAAATGGAAATGTGAGAAGTGTTCAAAGAAGTATGCTGTTCAATCTGATTGGAAAGCTCATTCTAAAACCTGTGGTACTAGAGAGTATAGATGTGACTGTGGTACACTTTTCTCAAG GAGGGATAGTTTCATTACTCATAGAGCATTTTGTGATGCATTAGCTGAAGAAACTGCAAGAacaccaacaatttcaataataaACCCACTACAACAGCATCAGCAGCTGCAACCTCAATATTTCCATgcccaacagcagcaacaacattacAGCTTGATTAGACCAGAAATGCCAACATGGTTATCATGTCCACAACCCATTGAGCTCTCCACTTCTTCACCATCAATGTATTCAACAAGGTTTGAACAAGACCAATATTCACAGCAACAAACCCCATCTCATGAAACTGAGCAGCACCAAAGTAAAAATTACCAACAGCAAATTTCTTCGCCGTCCGCGGCGGCATCATCGGCGCATATGTCTGCAACTGCATTGCTTCAGAAAGCAGCACTAATGGGTGCAACCATTAGTAAaccttcttcatcctcagcaGCAACAGCTTCATTGATGAACAATAGAGTACTACAACCCCACCATAGTCACATGTCCTCCTCCAATGGTAATAATAACCCTACTAGTACTACTTCTGTTACTACAACTGAAACTGGTTTTGGGTTAGGTCTGTCTTCACATGAAGAAGACATCGAAAATGGCAGtagtgataataataataatagcaaCAGTTTTGTTCCTGATCATGGCTTGACCTCTTTTGATGATGATCACAATAATAGTACTAAAGCTGCAATGACTTCTGGTAATTTCATGGACCACCACATTTCTGCACAAACTCAGCAACAGCTTCAAGACATGATGAATTCTCTGTCTTCAGCAAGTGGGGGGTTTGATATGTCATCATCATCTTTTGGtcatcaccatcatcaacaaGGTTTTGATAGTACTAGGAGATCATCAAATGAATCAAgagcatcatcaacaacaacaacaacaaaaacaaaaactccAAAACAAAATGATGGAATGACTAGAGATTTCTTGGGTTTAAGAGCATTTTCTCATGCTGATATCCTTAATATGAATATGAATATGAATATTGGGGATGGTAATAAGAATTTTGATCATCATCTACAACAACAATGCACTTCTGCTGTTTCTCCTCATCACTttgatcatcatcaacaagttcaAAACCAGAATACAAAATCATGGCAGCAgtaa